tttttctgaattaaccctttgccgggcctctggcagctgtatttttaaaagctgagtttggaggcccttattctgctcatcttccttttgcaattgttgctgaacacgagtcagatggtgcaccagatgtctctcccacaccacagagtcggccccctgtaaatcaggattgtcacacatagcagtttttaccttctccggtactccctccaacaccgcctgtctataccactccctctggggccctggtttgccaggatgacacccagtatgacgcacccacagttccttagtctgatccaagaaggtccttggattttctttcgagttccatgccagtttgggcacggcAGATGAAGTGGTTAATGGATAtgtttctctaatcaccctgctcaggtcaccagcccattgcgcaaacggcttctcatcctgctggcgcaaagtccctgctgccctctcaaggtctcgtgcatctatactggtcaggcacctctgaataaccgccctaaagtctcccaaagccaatctctgccctgcggtcagcttgtccaatttgccaagccacaaacctcctccctctgccactgggggaagttgatccaccagcgcctgcacatccccgagcccgtacggccgatacttcacacttcctcccgaagccaacaagggtgcttcAAGAGAATGATGCTGgtttacctccccgtcctccagtcggtccttttcgtcctcactgccctcaatggattgggtggactgattgggggaaggtgggggacccttggggggtccccatgatctgagcttttggcagtagttctcactaggacctggatcctctagtttaccagtcacctttccagctgagccgttcatttcttcttcctcagcctccttcatctctggacctcatgttccttccgcccagaggactatctgtcctgtctttggttgtctttgtggggtgaacttcagcaacacttctcggtctaatgtctgtgggtccgtccacctatcagtacttaccttcgtctcaggaggtgtttgaatatgaacgttcctggggcctccctctctatgtgctctgtctgcaaaaggaacaggttctaccgcgtgatccggggagcttcgtccacttccagagAGAGTTAACTTCAAAATTTCCCAATCGAtatactctttatagcctgatttctgtaGGTgggcctgtggactaggctgaggcagatcaggcacttgcaattctccttttttgatctctattactggatatagagtaggaaccgaGGGTGCAGATGGACTACTTATgaaataaggtggcggcaatttctcatcagttccctctttggccttccatgtcttatccttgtgtagatgctgggtactctgccacagcagggcagGTActtaatccaggtactggcctctgcctcctcttcctgttttctctgtctgaacttacctttactaaggatggaagctttttctccttccattcctgcttccttggcccgtttctcgtgtccatgtgccttctcccatatccatgggatcagggcagctcgatcctgtgggtttcttcctttttccttaatcaaatccattaacttcttcctatattgttcctccatttcttctTGTatattcttctgcccctgcttcagccgacctgccgccagggttgatgccacctgagtTTCTAGTTTCACCCATTTTCAGGCGGGCCtcattcctcatcacttacctgttggtccaggtgtctttccattgttgtattcaAGTCTGCGTTCCAAATTAATGCgtggtctatctttattttatatatttttactattattattatttattattcttcttatatttatttattatcatttatccttatattatatatttattttatttttatttatttgtttattattattgttgttattattatttgtttatttattttattctatcttattttatttatttatttattttatttttagtttaggGAGCGCTAtctatagttgttattgcaatccctagttgtttcaggagagggagccaaataaattataatacaattccctcttcctccagtagagggaaccaaatataggcgtagccttacttaccttaccttctctcacttccgcctttctctctcagtcttcacaaaccccgcgccacaacacttcctgtctctctctatctctggcgctttccacacacacacacttactgtcctcaaCCCCCACTCTTTGAttcacacacatagacatagattcactcaaacttcctcgacatccacacaaatgcacaatatttaaaacctaaaattctacacaacctatctaacacagcgtcctttgtttatgagtcaatccgacatgacttattatttcgGGGTTTCCaagttccccgggtcttgcaacccagctctgccagtcccCCGTCGGGAACTGGTGGGTCCGCCACGGCCGggaaataaaagcttaaagcccaccgatccaacacggtttttctattattacctatccaacaaggtttatttctattaccgatccaacacggttttatttctttttttcgtcaatcgatccaacacgaaatgacgacctaccaccctaaaccgtccaaatttataactatcccgattcacacagttgtaattttagaatatgccaattatgcagaattcatgaaaaggtttctgctcatctgtctgtggcgccaagtatattgtcaatgcgttcctcaggcagtcagtccaattttcctcatccccgtacgggccaccaaattgttgagttcgcatttaacttacccaggtccgtttgatgaggaagtacacaaagacgtctggagtggttcagctgattataggttttatttgaaactatacagagcgctctggagatcaaccctcatgggacacacggagagatctgagctataggggaaactatagaatagatatagctgatggccaccccccacataccagtacttttccagaaaaggaattcggaccattaccttatatggtgttgttattcccttttgtctcccctcatagtgaagacatagtgaagagcagtgaccctgtcacgtgtctaaaacatacaggagtacattttacacactatgctgcatactagtcacactaagtgtgtctgcattcccacaaggTACAGAGAATCAGTGTTTGGGGGGGTTCAAGTCCTGACCAGGGTGCCACCAGTGTTTGCCCTTAagcaaggtccttaacgctactGGCCTACATCATTACAAAAATGAGAACAGGAGTCATACCGGCTCAGATGTTGCCCAGGTCAACAAGGTCTGTGTCAGGTGCTGGGGAACCAGGGCAGCCTGATATGAAGAGGGCTACTGGAACACAAAACTCATGGACCAGGGCAGACAATAGAGAACTGCTGGAACACTGCTACATACTGTAAGTAATCCCAGGGAAAGGGGTTatatgaagaggatgtgggacatATGGAAACTTGGAAACCCACGCATGAAGAACTGATCAGCACCAGGaactgacatgatccacacctactgtctaaagaagctaactccactccatgagcgcctggcagatcaaatgaaccagctgcaaATAGATGGGACTCACACTGAATGGATAACTGAAGGAAGGACAGTcttgatcctgaaggacccccaaaagggggcagtcccatccaactaccatccaataacctgtctctgcacaacatggaagctcctgtcaggcatcatagcagcTAATAcgagtaagcacatggctgaATACTTGagcagggcccagaaaggaatggagAAGAACACCAGGGGAGAAGAACACCGTAAGACCAGACTGACCAACATGTGCACTGCCTGGATTGATTACAAGAAAGACATTgaagacatcgactcactgatccagGGTCTACAGCAATGACACtggaatgtcatttggactggataagtgtggtcggatgataacagagagagaaagggttgtcaggactgaaggaactgAATTGCCaaaaggcagcagagcagatgttgagggaagctacaagaaccttggaatcccacaggcaaatgggaatcaagaagaagctgcaagtAAAGCAGCTACAGAGAGTAaagcaagtcctaagaagtcagctaaatgggaagaacaaggtctaaaccatcaacacctacgccctgccgggCATCGGATACCCCGCTGgtataataagctggccaaatGAGGAGATAGAGGCTGCTGATGTCAAAgcaaggaagctcctcacaatgcacgGAGAGTTTCatcccaaatccagcatcctgagactgtacactaagaggacgGAAGGAGgtcgaggactggtgagcattaTAGCCACCATCTGAGAAGAATCACCAAAGATCCATAAGTACATGAGGAAGATGGCCCAGAGCGATGGAGtatttagtgaatatctcagacAACAAAAGCGTGAAGCAGAGGTCTTACTGGAAATTCCTGATTTTATCATAaggatatttgattttttattcaaaactgtttattttctgttattctgAGACTTAAATTTGTAGATGACAGTTTCCTGCTacttcacactgctctgagaTTCTGTTGCTTTGTCCTCTAATGACATGTTTACACAACGTAAAGGTTaactaataaaacagttttcactgagATATGGCACCACTGTCAGACTGAAAATAACTAGCAGGTCACTAATGTCTGACACCTGACAGTCCATCTTTCTTTGGCTTGACTTGAAACCTgatcagtgacaccagtgagaccaaacagccccatcagttacactgacatcactttaggtaaatgactggtttatagacagacagtctgacctgttttcagtttggattGGATTAGTTAGTGCTGACTAACACTGCAGGCCTGTTTGACTTAAGTTCATGTCACTGTCCTgaatttgcagcttttcctcctctgggATAATGTTTGGTTAAATTCAAGGAAGATGCAATATAACCTTCTAATCTCAGAACAACCCTTAGACCTCCAGTAGGTCTTGTGAAGCTCCAGAGATTTCTGAGGCCACAGGAGACACTGTAGAGAATTCCTCCAGGTGGTATCTGGAAGTGCTGTCCTGAAGATCCCAGTAACTACCATGGATGTCTATAGTACTTAGCTATGGACGGGGCAGGTACCTGAAGCCACCAAGTATTTCATTAATGTGACTGTAAATGAtaaagggaaacagaaaagtacAAACTGTGTGACAAAGTATTTCACTCATCAACAAAGATCTACCATCAGTTCCCCAAACAGCTTCCAGATCATGATGAAAGGTTGGATCagagtttggttttctttaacACACATGGCTGAACtaataaacactgaataaaagtCATAAACTGTTTCCCCTTAAGACATAATAGAATATTTATAATTTTGatacttatttacttattgGTGCTTCACTGGGTGGCTCAAAGAGCGGCAtctgtgaaactgtgaaattaATTCAAGGCGTTGCTGAAGAACATTTATACTCAGCAAACAGCCTCACTAAATAAATACCAGTGACTCCAACTCCCTGATCATctggtgtcttgtctttgacgggctgtcagtctttacaggtctgttccctacagagatatcagcctcatctttaacatctgcatcatcttcaccatgaagactctgattctggctgctcttctttgtgccctGTTGGCTCTGGACACAGCTCAGGGTGAGTATTGTGGTATATCCTGCACCCTGTGtgtatatgaaaataaaattcatattcatgtaaaacacatatatgcatgtattgtatgtacagtactgtgtaagttttaggcacaaaaagtaaagtatgttttcagaaatgatACTATAAATAGCAATTTTAGAATTATTTTATAGtgattttctctcatttcagtttctgtgaatcaatttttcctcattttgtgGATTTTTGTAAGTTTTTTAGTAATTTCATTGACTTTCTAATGAAAGGCTAACAGCCCCATTATGGTTCTCTGGTCTGGGGGCCCCTGAGACACTCTGGACCCCTGAGAACCTGTGCCAGACAGACatgttcagtaatccatccatgaaCTAAAGTTCCTAACACTTGTACAAGATTCAGTTCTCTGCTCAAGAAGATGAAACGTTACTTCTGGTTGATGCCTCATTGACCCCAACTATAAAACGTAGAGATTCTGTTATTGGAGTTTTAACGCTCTGTCAGAGTTAGACCTCTGAAGTTTACCTGACCCCATGAATTTACTACAAATTATACTGCACACTTCTACCTGTTGAATCACTTCAAGGCACCAAATGGATTTATACTTCATACAGTACttctataaaacatgaaatatgtcCTGAATTGTCTTTATGGTCATTTCTCTATTTTATCACTTTCAACAAAGGTGCTgccccaaaacaacaaacatggaaGGGAAAAATTCATGAACAGCATCTTTCTGGGATACATGGAAGAGGTTTAACTTTAATGCAAACTCaataatatgtgtttttctttgcttctcttcaGGCCAGTGTGGAGACAAACCAGCTTGTCCCTCTGGTTGGACTGAGTACAAAGACCGTTGCTTCTTCTATGTTCCCAAAGTCACGTCCTGGGTTGATGCTCAGGTAATCAGAGtgatgtggattcagtccacaatgattctacactgtttatttggtctgtgttcactttaacactggcatctattcctgccttggtgttttcctactattcagctcattttgcttctttactgactccactgtctgtttatctgcactgtagaaaaactgcCAGTCCCTGGGTGCAAACCTTGCATCTGTGCGTGACAAAGACGAATATGGGGCTATTCAGAATGTGATACTCTCTGCCagtaaagacagtaaaaaaGCATGGATTGGAGGCACTGATGCACAACAGGTAAGAGATTCTGACACTTTACACTCATATACTATCGTCTGCCTCATAATGAACCGCCCACATTAACCACTATGCCACTCAGGTGTGTTATGGTAGTGGAAGGTAACGTAGGTATAAGTCCTgctatccagggtcacagggggaTAAGGTCTCCAGGTGGGTCTGAACTTGTTCAGCTTCATCCTGTCAGAAGCTGATGACAGAGACACAACCCACTGTTGtctctgagcagctgcagccctCATCATCTGTCCTGCTCTTTGTTTTGACTATACATCAGCCACAGGGGGACGCCTGGCGCAAAGCACCCTGGGTAAAAGAAAACTGGCTGGTTACCTTATCTGTTCTATTGTtctactgtgtgtgttctggttgTGAACTGTTCATTGTGGGTTCTGGAGTTAATACAGGGGTTTGGGAGCATGTGTGTCGTGTTTTGGGGAGATGGGTTAGTGGCACCGTAAGTGCGGAGGATTGTTGTGGGAGGGACCTCCCTGATGATGGTGGCCTGTAGGGAGAGTGAGTTTGTTATGCTGAATTGTGCAGCTAATAAAGGTGAATATAGGTATGTGCAGTGCGTGTACagtcataaaacacaaagaagtAGTTTGTGTGTCCTTAATTAACTAGCTACAGTCTAGGTAGATCTGTCAGATTgctgaaatacaaaatactaCGCTGTTCTGTTATTCCAGAAGGGTTCATGGTTCTGGGCTGATGGAACACCTTTCAGATACACAAACTGGTCTCCTGGACAGCCTGATAACAAGGATGGCAATCAGAACTGCATTCAAATGAACTTTGGAGGTAACTCACCAAACTCTGGTAATAGAAAATCTGTCTATATACTGATGTGACCATGGCCTCAATAGACAGTCTCAGGTCTTGGTCTgtagcactgactgactcacatgTTGTTGGTACTTACAGTTAAGAAGCTCTGGGATGATGGAGACTGTAAGCGTGGTAACCCATCTGTCTGCTCTAAGAGGCTGTTCTGAtcccaggtctgatccagagtcatgaaatccctgtgaaaagcacaaaccAAATAAAAGTATTGAAACCacctgctctgtgtttgtggatCCTGTTTGTGCTACAGATAATCTCCTTCTTGCATCACACTGGCTTATGTCTAAAAGTGTCTTTGACATAGAGAGTAAAACAAAAGGATTTGCCTTCCCATGTAATCCTGTTTATTAGGGATTTTTCTACCAGTAAAGTAcatgtaagattttttttctaaagaaagTCAAAGAAACAGCGTCATGTTTGAAAAGTGAAACCCAGACCACAATCAGTAAGACTGACAGTAGGATTTCAAAgcttaaaaatcaatttaaaatgtgtcaaatctggttttgaaacagaaaaacagatcaaacatttgaaaattagatttaaatgtgtgaagaaatgtctttgttactgtctgtgttaaaaatgtgtcCAGCTGCTGTTCCAAAGCTGTCCCTCTTCACGGTTAGAATCCAGGTGGAATTACTCATGTCCAATAAACACGTCTTCACATGACTTCAGTTcacaaatcaatcaatcaatcaatcaatcaatcaatcaatcaatcaatcaatcaatccatCCATAAAGATATTGTATATTCTGGTTTACACAGATGAGGCCATGAGGGTTGAATCCAGATACTGTTCTCCTGAAATATGTTGATCTTGTGATCACGATGACGTTTGATATTTGTTTAGGGAAATAGGTCAAAAAGCCTTTAGCCTCTAGTCTCTGCCAACACATGTCCTGACTGGAGAAATGGTTCctgctgttttaacatgttattgaactttttatttatttcctgtcaGGTGACATTAAAGTTTGCTCTGAATGTTTGTAATGAGCAGGTGACAGATCAGCTTTGGGCGACATGTGAAACTGATCCAGGGTGTTGTTGGACCAGAGACACTGAGTCTGTCTTCGTGGAAAGGCATTATAAATGTGATGGAAGTTTTCCTGTTAATGAGCTTGTGCAAATTTtcataacagaaaaagtttaaTCAACATCAGTGATCTCAACatcttcatctgtgtgtttctcttcctctgtagTTGGATATTTCCCCCTGATGAAGTTAACACAGTGACGTCGTGTGGACAGGTGCGTGTACTGCAGGCTGTACAGCAGGTACAACAACATACATGCTGAAGCTAAATCAGCATCAATACAGCTTTTATTATAAAGTTGGCCTCAGTGCCATGTGGTGGTTTTATGGCTGTACTCTAGGAGGCTGTGGCCTTACATGTCAGTGTGATATTTATGCTGacctgaaaactgtttaacacCATAGTTACAGTTCACAGTTGAACAGGTTTGGaatcatttgtcattatgtTCAGTATTATAGTAGAGGATTTTGACAGAACAGGAGCTATAACATAGAGTCATAGACCACATGGATTTAAtgcttgacatttttatttttgctctaaaGGAGAAAGGACAGTtcttaaagacaaacacacctccaccagtgtttgtgcttttcacagggatttcatgcctctggatcagacctgggaTCATCACAGGTTCTTGGCACAGATGGATGGGAGAGGAGTCTTACAGTGCAGATCATCCCAGAGTTTCTGATCTGTAAGTACCAAAAATACAAGTCAGTCAGTGCTATGGACTAAGACCTGGAACTTTTTCATGAGGCCATGGTTACAGTAATATATAGACGAATTGTTTCTAGTGGTTTCACACTGTTAGATATGTTATCATACCTGCAAAATTCATTTGTATGCAGTTCTGAGCACCATCGTGGTTGTTCGGCTCTCCAGGAGCccagtttgtgtatttgaagTTGTCTCCATTAATCCAGAACCAGGAACCCTCCTgggaaacagaacagaatgCAGTCATGTTTGAGACAAAATGCTCTAAAGAATAAATACACCCTAAGTCAATAGAGAACGCGTCTATCAGACCACGTGTGTTGGTGAAGAGTTTACCTGTTGTGCATCAGAGCCTCCAATCCAGGCTAATCCAGTCCCTTTGCTATCAGAAATCACCTTCTGAATGACCCCATACTCATGTTTGTCACGCACAGATGCAAGGTTTCCTCCCAGGGTCTGgcagtttttctacagtgcagataaacagacagtggagtcagtaaagaagcaaaatgagctgagtagtaggaaaacaccaaggcaggaatagatgccagtgttaaagtgaacacagaccaaataaacagtgtagaatcattgtggactgaatccacatcaCTCTGATTACCTGAGCATCAGCCCAGGTCATCTCTCTGGGAACATAGGTGAAGCACCGACCACAGTACTCAGTCCATCCAGAGGGACAAGCTGGTTTGACTGGACACTGGCctgaagacaaagaaagaaaaataataaatgttgagTGTCTGATACAGTTGAACCACTTTCCTGTCTCTTGCAGGGACGTAAGAATGAACTTTGTTTACTTCCTCAGTGTCAAATCCAGTGTGTAGTAACTTACACAAACTCAGCTTCAATGACAAAATGCAGAAATTGCCATTGACGTTGTTCTGCCAAGTCATGAAATGATTCAAGTTTTATATGTTGCATGTCTGGTGTATGAACAAATAGATATTTTTGTTGGCCTTAAAGTAACTGAGACACATATCTACAGTATGTCCTGATGGACAATACAGTTCTGTACTGTCAGCACTGTTTCCAGATATAAAACACATCCAACTAGTGAAACATCAGTTTAAAATCGTGTGTGTAAAAAGTCTAAAGCTGAGAAAACAATGTCATGTATGTGACTTTAGCTGTCACAGAAAAAGGGTCTGATAATATTTCTACTGATTTTTTCTACATCATTGCTGACACTTGCCCAATATCATagatgagaaaaacacacatattaacacaaaatgaagaaatgacactCACTAGTAGGTCTCACCAGAACCAGCATGGTACAAATAAATGCAGCTAGAGTCAGAATCTTCATGCTGAGGTTGATGCAGATGTTTCAGATGATGCACCTGCAACACAAAGAGGGTTTGTCAGGGAACAGATGAGCCACAGCTTCATTAACCAGAGGACAGAAACTGATCAGAGACTGGGCAGCAAACTGACTGTAGAGCGAGCTCCTCTTCTTCTCAGTGTCAGCCTGTAGCTTCAGTTGTCCTGTGTGAGGGCACCGAGCACTGGGGCCGCTCTTTTATATCGTCACTCATGTTTTCATTAGGACAATTCCAGGgaagacacatacacagtccAAACACCGTGTTaaagtttctgtttgcattATGGTTGAAATCAGGGGTGAACTTTAACAATGGTCAACTTTTAAATGGCAAGTAGtttatttaaaggtcaaatTGACATAACATGTGTCAACACACTTTTCAGCAACTTAAAACACAATTAAGGAACAGAGCAAAACAGGAGTGTTGACCATAGAAAGAAATGAACCAAAAGCTGAGGTTTCTCAGCAGAGAAACATATAAGATGCTTTGTCAAGTCAAATTCCACGTCAAATATCTGAATAATTGAGACAATGGTCTcctgaagacaaagacagaggaggCTGATGTTTCTTCCTACGGCAGCTCAGGAAGTTTAACCCTCCACAGAAGCTGGTGGTCACCTTCTCCACCGCCATCATTCAGTCTGTCCTCTGCTCTTTGATGACGGTCACCAAACTAGACAGGCTATGATGGAAAATCCAGTCTGCAGAGACGCTCCTTGAGGCCAACCCTCCCTCTTTCCAAGACCTGTCAGGAAACCAGAAAGGAGCATCTCTGCAGGCCCCTCACACCCTGGACATCAACTGTTCAGTGTCTTCCCCTCTGGTAGGTGATACAGAGCACTGTACACCAAAACCACCCAGCACTTCCCCCAGGCTGTCGCACTCATGAACTCAGATGTCATAGAGTGGTGGAgatgcatatttgcacatctgtacCTTCCTCATATAACATGTCACACCACTGTCAAAGATATAGATATGGTCAAATCCTTACAATCCTATTGGACTAGTTCACaagccttttccttttttcagtttaaaattttcatttctgttcttttttaacttcctgtcttccttttttaaaaaagtttaactTCATTTTAATTCTTGTATATAGAGAGAGTTTAGTGAACTGGAGTTAGATTCCTTATTTGGGTGCACAAACTTGGCCGataaagatgattctgattTTGCGTATATGACCTTAAAGACACTAATGTGCCGTCTTTAggaaaaactataataaaagtCCCCCAGAGCTAAATGTTATATGACTCTCAAGAACACCTACATTTCAGACAATAACTAAGTTAATAAGTAATGACAACAGTGCTCTTAGTATCTTCCCACACTGAACACTGGAGACGTCCTCTTATGCTTTCATTGACAGATCCAGGAACCAGGACAGGACACACattgaaaaaacacacacacagagtccaaacACCATGTTaaagtttctgtttgcattatttttgaaataacaACTTGAACATTGTTGACATTTCAGTCAAGTGATATATTTTGAGAAACTTGACCTAGGATTTCATTACGCTTGTTTTGCACAAAACCTCAAagacagtccagctcctgttgATGCTTCCTGAGGTAGATTAGAATAGAGGTGAAATATAGTcataaaataatgattttttaTTATGATGAAATTTTGCTGATTTTTACCTCAAAATGCAGTGTTGAACACCCTGAGAGTTGTCAGGTTGTCCAGGAGCCCAGTTTGTGTATCTGAAAGGTGTTCCATCAGTCCATGACCAATAACCCTTCTGGTAAACAGAAGAGAATAAAATGTAGggatgtatgtttgtattttatcaaGAAACCTGTTCATTGTAACAGTTTAATGTTTGGGTAAAGCCTTTATCAGAGTATTTatctgtcagactgtgtgaACTGCTGAACAGTTTACCTGTTGTGCATCACTGACTCCAATTCACACTCCTTTACCATCAGTGATCTCAATCACTCCATACTCCTCAGCACCACGCACATGTACAAGGTTTCCACCCAGGGACTGgcagtttttctacagtgcagataaacagacagtggagtcagtaaGGAAGCAAAATAAGCTGAGTAGTAGGAAAACACCAAGGCAGGAATAGatgccagtgttaaagtgaacacagaccaaataaacagAGGTGGATTTGaacaggttggcgaggcagagagacagatgggaaggatgtgcagcaggtttgggtgatcaaggacagggatgtaaatgtgttgacaggtgccacaagtgtgatggaaagatggaaggaatactttgaagagttgatgaatgaggaaaatgttagagag
The window above is part of the Mastacembelus armatus chromosome 18, fMasArm1.2, whole genome shotgun sequence genome. Proteins encoded here:
- the LOC113141400 gene encoding ladderlectin-like yields the protein MKTLILAALLCALLALDTAQGQCGDKPACPSGWTEYKDRCFFYVPKVTSWVDAQKNCQSLGANLASVRDKDEYGAIQNVILSASKDSKKAWIGGTDAQQKGSWFWADGTPFRYTNWSPGQPDNKDGNQNCIQMNFGVKKLWDDGDCKRGNPSVCSKRLF
- the LOC113141718 gene encoding ladderlectin-like, with the protein product MTWADAQKNCQTLGGNLASVRDKHEYGVIQKVISDSKGTGLAWIGGSDAQQEGSWFWINGDNFKYTNWAPGEPNNHDGAQNCIQMNFADQKLWDDLHCKTPLPSICAKNL